From a single Lytechinus variegatus isolate NC3 chromosome 9, Lvar_3.0, whole genome shotgun sequence genomic region:
- the LOC121421671 gene encoding tetraspanin-9-like isoform X1 — translation MALEGCARIVKILMFIFNFIFFVAGIVVLAVGIYVNVVDGDFAQILPSLPYLSAGNLLIACGVIVLVVGFLGCCGAIKESPCMLLIFFFLLLLILILEIAAGALAFTYRNKVEEFVIKDLTTGLSQYNKSQSLTKAWDILQSDLQCCGVNTSDDWQSPNITLAGPFPDSCCKDGFEKDCAIRVGAVPWDVGCQGKLTMKLRDNIYIVGAIGIAFGLIQVLGLVFSMCLYCSIRDGTKA, via the exons ATGGCTTTAGAAGGCTGCGCAAGGATCGTCAAGATCCTTATGTTTATCTTCAACTTCATCTTCTTT GTCGCTGGTATCGTTGTGCTCGCTGTTGGTATCTATGTCAATGTCGTTGACGGAGACTTCGCTCAGATCCTCCCCAGCTTACCGTACCTCAGCGCAGGCAATCTCCTGATCGCATGCGGTGTCATCGTCCTCGTCGTTGGGTTCCTCGGATGCTGCGGTGCCATCAAGGAAAGCCCATGCATGCTCCTCATT TTCTTCTTCCTGCTCCTACTCATCCTCATCCTTGAAATCGCTGCTGGTGCCCTTGCCTTCACATACAGGAACAAGGTCGAAGAGTTTGTCATCAAGGATCTTACCACTGGACTCTCACAATACAACAAGTCTCAGTCACTTACCAAGGCATGGGATATCCTTCAGTCAGAT CTGCAATGTTGCGGTGTGAACACATCCGATGACTGGCAAAGTCCCAACATCACGCTGGCAGGACCATTTCCAGACTCGTGTTGTAAGGATGGGTTTGAGAAGGACTGTGCAATAAGAGTTGGTGCTGTGCCATGGGATGTG GGCTGCCAAGGAAAACTCACGATGAAGCTCCGCGATAACATCTACATTGTTGGTGCCATTGGAATTGCATTTGGTCTTATTCAG GTCCTCGGTCTGGTGTTCTCCATGTGCCTCTACTGCTCCATAAGAGACGGAACTAAGGCATAA
- the LOC121421671 gene encoding tetraspanin-9-like isoform X2, whose product MALEGCARIVKILMFIFNFIFFVAGIVVLAVGIYVNVVDGDFAQILPSLPYLSAGNLLIACGVIVLVVGFLGCCGAIKESPCMLLIFFFLLLLILILEIAAGALAFTYRNKVEEFVIKDLTTGLSQYNKSQSLTKAWDILQSDLQCCGVNTSDDWQSPNITLAGPFPDSCCKDGFEKDCAIRVGAVPWDVGCQGKLTMKLRDNIYIVGAIGIAFGLIQVLGLVFSMCLYCSIRDGTKA is encoded by the exons ATGGCTTTAGAAGGCTGCGCAAGGATCGTCAAGATCCTTATGTTTATCTTCAACTTCATCTTCTTT GTCGCTGGTATCGTTGTGCTCGCTGTTGGTATCTATGTCAATGTCGTTGACGGAGACTTCGCTCAGATCCTCCCCAGCTTACCGTACCTCAGCGCAGGCAATCTCCTGATCGCATGCGGTGTCATCGTCCTCGTCGTTGGGTTCCTCGGATGCTGCGGTGCCATCAAGGAAAGCCCATGCATGCTCCTCATT TTCTTCTTCCTGCTCCTACTCATCCTCATCCTTGAAATCGCTGCTGGTGCCCTTGCCTTCACATACAGGAACAAGGTCGAAGAGTTTGTCATCAAGGATCTTACCACTGGACTCTCACAATACAACAA GTCTCAGTCACTTACCAAGGCATGGGATATCCTTCAGTCAGAT CTGCAATGTTGCGGTGTGAACACATCCGATGACTGGCAAAGTCCCAACATCACGCTGGCAGGACCATTTCCAGACTCGTGTTGTAAGGATGGGTTTGAGAAGGACTGTGCAATAAGAGTTGGTGCTGTGCCATGGGATGTG GGCTGCCAAGGAAAACTCACGATGAAGCTCCGCGATAACATCTACATTGTTGGTGCCATTGGAATTGCATTTGGTCTTATTCAG GTCCTCGGTCTGGTGTTCTCCATGTGCCTCTACTGCTCCATAAGAGACGGAACTAAGGCATAA
- the LOC121421671 gene encoding tetraspanin-9-like isoform X3, translated as MALEGCARIVKILMFIFNFIFFVAGIVVLAVGIYVNVVDGDFAQILPSLPYLSAGNLLIACGVIVLVVGFLGCCGAIKESPCMLLIFFFLLLLILILEIAAGALAFTYRNKVEEFVIKDLTTGLSQYNKSQSLTKAWDILQSDLQCCGVNTSDDWQSPNITLAGPFPDSCCKDGFEKDCAIRVGAVPWDVGCQGKLTMKLRDNIYIVGAIGIAFGLIQIFGMVFSLLLYIQLRGE; from the exons ATGGCTTTAGAAGGCTGCGCAAGGATCGTCAAGATCCTTATGTTTATCTTCAACTTCATCTTCTTT GTCGCTGGTATCGTTGTGCTCGCTGTTGGTATCTATGTCAATGTCGTTGACGGAGACTTCGCTCAGATCCTCCCCAGCTTACCGTACCTCAGCGCAGGCAATCTCCTGATCGCATGCGGTGTCATCGTCCTCGTCGTTGGGTTCCTCGGATGCTGCGGTGCCATCAAGGAAAGCCCATGCATGCTCCTCATT TTCTTCTTCCTGCTCCTACTCATCCTCATCCTTGAAATCGCTGCTGGTGCCCTTGCCTTCACATACAGGAACAAGGTCGAAGAGTTTGTCATCAAGGATCTTACCACTGGACTCTCACAATACAACAAGTCTCAGTCACTTACCAAGGCATGGGATATCCTTCAGTCAGAT CTGCAATGTTGCGGTGTGAACACATCCGATGACTGGCAAAGTCCCAACATCACGCTGGCAGGACCATTTCCAGACTCGTGTTGTAAGGATGGGTTTGAGAAGGACTGTGCAATAAGAGTTGGTGCTGTGCCATGGGATGTG GGCTGCCAAGGAAAACTCACGATGAAGCTCCGCGATAACATCTACATTGTTGGTGCCATTGGAATTGCATTTGGTCTTATTCAG ATATTTGGAATGGTCTTTTCGCTGCTCCTCTACATTCAGCTCAGAGGGGAATGA